The Castanea sativa cultivar Marrone di Chiusa Pesio chromosome 11, ASM4071231v1 genome contains a region encoding:
- the LOC142617325 gene encoding germin-like protein subfamily 3 member 2 codes for MQTMIQKITLFLALVLLRSHVVFASDPDPVLDYCVANKESAISNPSCKNSSAVTVEDFIFSGIKTPGNYRQTGFSSVAVNSNVFPGLNTLGMSFVRADFDVDGINVPHFHPRATETAFVLEGRIYSGFVDTSNRIFAKVIEKGEVMVFPRGLVHFQMNVGDKPATILGSFDSQNPGLMRLPTAIFGSGIKEELLENVFGLSSKDIAKLRKRFAPH; via the coding sequence ATGCAAACAATGATTcagaaaattacactttttttagcTCTTGTTCTCCTCCGCAGCCATGTAGTCTTTGCTTCTGACCCTGATCCAGTCCTAGACTACTGCGTAGCCAACAAAGAATCTGCAATTAGTAACCCCTCATGCAAGAACTCATCAGCTGTCACAGTTGAAGATTTCATATTCTCAGGCATAAAGACTCCTGGAAACTATAGGCAAACTGGCTTCTCATCCGTGGCAGTGAATTCAAATGTCTTTCCGGGATTAAACACGCTTGGTATGTCATTTGTAAGGGCAGACTTTGATGTTGATGGAATCAATGTGCCACATTTTCATCCTAGAGCAACTGAGACTGCTTTTGTGCTGGAGGGAAGGATTTATTCAGGATTTGTCGATACTAGCAACCGGATTTTTGCCAAAGTGATAGAGAAAGGCGAGGTCATGGTGTTTCCTAGAGGTCTAGTACACTTTCAAATGAATGTTGGAGATAAACCAGCGACCATTTTAGGGAGTTTCGACAGCCAAAACCCAGGATTGATGAGGCTCCCAACTGCAATTTTCGGTTCTGGAATTAAGGAAGAGCTTTTGGAGAACGTTTTCGGATTGAGTTCTAAGGATATTGCCAAGTTGAGGAAGAGGTTTGCTCCCCACTGA
- the LOC142614649 gene encoding protein trichome birefringence-like 36: MAKPKFQLLCFILFFSFFLCLFHCESSELELDDESWLNEEDNEVIMVQSRHDSRNKCDFSTGKWVYDLSYPLYDSSCPYLSTAVTCQKNGRPDSDYEKWKWKPQGCSIPRFDALNFLGRMRRKRIMLVGDSIMRNQWESLVCLVQGVIPTGRKRVTYSGPSMAFHAMDFETSIEFSWAPLLVELKKGPKNKRILHLDLIEDNAKYWRGVDILVFDSAHWWTHSDQWSSWDYFMEGNGLFKSMNPMVAYEKGLTTWARWVDLNLDPRKTKVIFRSMSPRHNRENGWKCYNQKQPLAFLSHQHVPGQMLVLQGVLRRMRFPVYLQDITTMSALRKDGHPSVYARVMDQAEKQHPRDFSSDCSHWCLPGVPDIWNELLNDLLKE, encoded by the exons ATGGCTAAACCAAAGTTTCAACTCCTCTGCTTTATCCTCTTCTTcagtttttttctttgcttgtttCATTGTGAATCATCAGAACTTGAGCTAGACGACGAGTCATGGCTCAACGAGGAAGATAATGAAGTAATCATGGTGCAGAGCCGCCATGATTCAAGAAACAAATGTGACTTTTCTACTGGCAAATGGGTTTATGATCTATCCTATCCTCTCTATGACTCAAGCTGCCCATATCTTAGTACAGCAGTGACTTGTCAGAAAAATGGACGGCCGGATTCTGACTATGAGAAGTGGAAGTGGAAGCCCCAAGGTTGTTCTATTCCAAG ATTTGATGCATTGAATTTTCTTGGAAGAATGAGAAGGAAAAGAATAATGCTGGTGGGTGATTCTATAATGAGGAATCAGTGGGAATCTCTTGTCTGCTTAGTGCAAGGAGTTATTCCAACTGGTAGAAAGAGAGTGACATACAGTGGTCCTTCCATGGCCTTCCATGCTATG GATTTTGAGACATCAATTGAGTTTAGCTGGGCACCACTGCTAGTGGAACTGAAGAAAGGGCCTAAAAACAAGAGAATCTTACATTTGGATCTGATAGAAGATAATGCAAAGTATTGGAGAGGGGTTGACATCCTTGTGTTTGATTCAGCTCACTGGTGGACTCATTCTGATCAATGGAGTTC GTGGGACTATTTCATGGAGGGAAATGGCCTATTTAAAAGTATGAATCCAATGGTTGCATACGAGAAAGGACTCACAACATGGGCTAGATGGGTAGACTTGAATCTAGACCCTCGCAAAACCAAAGTCATTTTCCGAAGCATGTCACCTAGACATAACAG AGAAAATGGATGGAAATGCTATAACCAAAAGCAGCCACTAGCTTTCTTGAGCCACCAGCATGTCCCCGGACAAATGCTAGTACTACAAGGGGTGTTGAGAAGGATGAGATTTCCAGTATATCTTCAAGATATTACGACAATGTCGGCCCTTCGAAAAGATGGGCACCCTTCTGTGTACGCAAGGGTAATGGACCAAGCAGAGAAGCAGCATCCAAGGGACTTTTCCTCTGACTGCAGCCATTGGTGCCTTCCTGGGGTGCCTGATATCTGGAATGAGTTGTTGAATGATTTGCTCAAAGAATGA